A DNA window from Agarivorans sp. TSD2052 contains the following coding sequences:
- a CDS encoding YigZ family protein, whose translation MEVAHSSDYLRPKSAVSVEEVIKKSRFISLIVPVQSREHAQRQLAEIKNTHPQARHHCWAFIAGHPNDSQCLGFSDDGEPSGTAGKPMLAQLQGSGLGQVLAVVVRYSGGIKLGTGGLVKAYGGGVQQALKLLTTETVVASGSCMLEYDYSYTTQVEMLLNKHGATKLDTQFSNLAKMQVSLPLSEYSAFKQQLINLSSGQINVSKLLS comes from the coding sequence TTGGAAGTAGCACACAGTAGTGATTACTTACGCCCTAAATCGGCGGTAAGTGTTGAAGAAGTGATAAAAAAAAGTCGCTTTATCAGTTTGATTGTACCGGTGCAAAGCCGCGAGCATGCCCAGAGGCAACTCGCAGAGATTAAAAACACACATCCACAAGCTAGGCATCACTGTTGGGCCTTCATTGCTGGTCACCCTAATGATAGCCAATGTTTAGGCTTTAGTGATGATGGTGAGCCTAGCGGTACTGCAGGAAAACCTATGTTAGCGCAGCTACAAGGGAGTGGATTGGGACAGGTATTAGCGGTAGTGGTGCGTTACTCTGGAGGCATCAAACTTGGAACGGGGGGTTTAGTCAAAGCCTATGGCGGTGGGGTACAGCAAGCACTAAAGCTGCTGACTACAGAAACCGTAGTGGCAAGCGGTAGTTGCATGCTGGAGTATGATTATAGCTATACTACGCAAGTTGAAATGTTACTCAACAAACATGGTGCCACTAAATTAGATACCCAGTTTTCAAACTTGGCGAAAATGCAGGTTAGCCTGCCTCTCAGTGAATATTCTGCCTTTAAGCAACAGCTTATCAATCTATCTAGCGGGCAGATTAACGTGAGCAAGCTATTGTCTTAA
- a CDS encoding TrkH family potassium uptake protein, producing the protein MQIRAIIRIVGLLVMLFSLAMIVPAFVAAIYKDGAGKAFMAAFSICVSAGFILWFPQRHQKTELKAKEGFLIVVLFWTVLGSVGALPFILTENPSMTVTDSFFESFSGLTTTGATVIVGIENLPKGILFYRQMLQWLGGMGIIVLAVAVLPILGVGGMQLYRAEIPGPVKDKKMTPRIAETAKVLWYIYLFLTISCSVAFWLAGMSLFDAICHAFSTIAIGGFSTYDASLGYFDSSTINTICAVFLIISGINFSLHFAAVNGRNITFKYYFLDPECRAFFFIQICLTLVCFGVLLAQQVYNSPAIALDQAFFQSVSISTTAGFTTTSFSEWPLFLPVLLVFSSFIGGCAGSTGGGLKVIRVFLLSLQGMRELKRLVHPRAVFQIKLANKALPDRVLEAVWGFFSAYSLVFVICMLALVAAGMDELSAFSAVVACLNNLGPGLGQVAVHYSDISDASKWVLLTAMLFGRLEVFTLLVLFTPAFWKS; encoded by the coding sequence ATGCAAATCAGAGCGATTATTAGGATCGTTGGACTTCTAGTAATGTTATTTAGTCTCGCTATGATTGTTCCGGCTTTTGTCGCTGCTATATATAAGGATGGTGCTGGTAAAGCATTCATGGCAGCTTTTTCTATCTGTGTTAGCGCTGGATTTATTCTTTGGTTTCCGCAACGCCATCAAAAAACAGAGTTAAAAGCTAAAGAAGGTTTTCTTATCGTGGTGCTGTTCTGGACAGTACTGGGTAGTGTTGGAGCCTTGCCTTTTATCTTGACCGAAAATCCAAGTATGACGGTGACTGATTCATTTTTTGAATCGTTTTCTGGTTTAACTACCACTGGTGCCACCGTTATCGTTGGGATTGAAAACCTGCCTAAAGGGATCTTGTTTTATCGGCAAATGCTGCAATGGTTAGGCGGAATGGGCATCATTGTTCTCGCAGTAGCGGTGTTACCGATCCTCGGTGTGGGAGGTATGCAACTTTATCGGGCTGAAATTCCTGGGCCGGTTAAAGACAAAAAGATGACGCCTAGGATTGCCGAGACGGCAAAGGTATTGTGGTATATCTATTTATTTTTAACCATTAGTTGCAGTGTCGCTTTTTGGTTAGCTGGGATGTCATTGTTTGACGCCATTTGCCACGCCTTCTCCACCATCGCCATCGGTGGTTTCTCAACTTACGATGCTAGTTTAGGTTACTTCGACAGTTCAACTATCAATACGATATGTGCGGTGTTCCTGATTATCTCAGGGATTAATTTCTCATTGCACTTTGCTGCAGTAAATGGACGAAATATTACCTTTAAGTATTACTTTCTTGATCCCGAGTGCCGCGCGTTCTTTTTTATACAGATATGCCTGACCCTGGTTTGTTTCGGCGTGTTGTTAGCGCAGCAGGTTTATAACTCACCGGCAATTGCCCTTGACCAAGCCTTTTTCCAGTCGGTATCTATTTCTACCACGGCTGGTTTTACCACGACCAGTTTCTCTGAATGGCCATTATTTTTACCGGTATTGCTGGTGTTCTCTAGCTTTATTGGTGGTTGCGCCGGTTCAACGGGGGGAGGCCTAAAGGTGATTCGAGTATTCCTGCTGAGCCTACAAGGTATGCGAGAGCTAAAACGTTTGGTACACCCTCGAGCGGTGTTCCAAATAAAACTAGCGAATAAGGCCCTTCCCGATAGGGTATTGGAAGCAGTATGGGGGTTTTTCTCTGCTTACAGCTTAGTGTTTGTCATTTGTATGTTGGCTTTAGTGGCTGCGGGTATGGACGAACTGTCAGCGTTCTCAGCGGTGGTTGCCTGTTTAAACAATCTTGGCCCTGGGCTGGGTCAAGTCGCCGTGCATTACTCTGACATTAGTGATGCCAGTAAGTGGGTATTACTTACTGCTATGCTGTTTGGTCGTTTAGAAGTCTTCACTTTACTGGTGTTGTTCACACCCGCTTTTTGGAAAAGTTAA
- the hemG gene encoding menaquinone-dependent protoporphyrinogen IX dehydrogenase, which yields MKLLVLYSSCEGQTLKIAQHIVAQLAQTPDSVNYLSIEDTQSALQLDAFDKVLIGASIRYGKFRPKLFSLLSENQLQLSKMPVAFFGVCLTARKPEKNTPETSVYMKKLNQTAAWTPKLQAVFAGALLYSRYTWWQTLLIQLIMKMTGGSTDKSQDIELTDWSKVDQFATQFSDLNK from the coding sequence ATGAAATTACTGGTACTGTACTCAAGCTGTGAAGGGCAAACATTAAAAATAGCTCAGCACATCGTTGCTCAATTGGCCCAAACACCTGATAGCGTTAATTACCTTAGTATTGAGGATACACAATCTGCGCTTCAATTAGACGCCTTCGACAAAGTACTGATTGGTGCTTCAATTCGTTATGGCAAGTTTAGGCCGAAGTTATTTTCGCTACTATCAGAAAACCAGCTGCAACTTAGCAAAATGCCAGTGGCGTTTTTTGGCGTGTGTTTAACTGCGCGAAAACCAGAAAAGAACACCCCTGAAACCAGTGTTTATATGAAGAAGCTCAACCAAACCGCAGCATGGACACCAAAACTACAAGCGGTATTTGCCGGAGCGCTGCTTTATTCCCGTTATACCTGGTGGCAAACTCTGCTAATCCAACTGATTATGAAGATGACCGGTGGGAGTACTGATAAAAGCCAAGATATCGAATTAACAGACTGGAGCAAAGTCGACCAATTCGCGACACAGTTCTCAGATTTGAATAAATAA
- the pssA gene encoding CDP-diacylglycerol--serine O-phosphatidyltransferase: protein MTPRFSRNSSLQNLPKLAQDPKLYTTLFSANEYRVQLIEAISRAVSRIYIVALYLEDDEAGRSVMEALYQAKLKRPQLEIRVLVDWHRAQRGLIGQKEALGNAAMYREYQLNYPNLIDILGVPVSNRELFGVLHLKGSVIDDTVIYSGASINDIYLAQQQRYRFDRYQLITNHRLANSMVDYIEQYLVENEAVTSLSTENPIATRLLKPAIRRLRLSLQREQYSFFNQPLAENEIGITPLLGLGRRHNLLNKTIRQLVASASQQLIICTPYFNPPRSLSREISKALKRGVNVKLIVGDKTASDFYSEPDQPFKVIHALPYLYEVTLRHFVKRKKSFLESGLLSVNVWRHENNSFHLKGIWVDQQYALLTGNNLNPRAWKLDLENGLLLHDQQGLLKDVHQQELNNILQHTRQVSAVSDIEGLNSYPAPVKRLLKRIARLNADSLLKQIL, encoded by the coding sequence ATGACACCACGTTTCTCTCGTAATTCATCGTTGCAAAATCTACCCAAGTTAGCCCAAGACCCTAAGCTATATACCACCTTGTTTAGTGCTAATGAATATCGGGTACAACTGATTGAAGCGATCAGCCGGGCTGTGTCGCGGATTTATATCGTCGCGTTGTATTTAGAAGACGATGAAGCTGGCCGCTCGGTAATGGAGGCGCTTTATCAAGCTAAGTTAAAGCGGCCTCAGTTAGAGATTAGAGTTCTGGTCGATTGGCACCGCGCACAGCGAGGTTTAATTGGGCAAAAAGAAGCACTGGGTAACGCGGCTATGTACCGTGAGTATCAGCTTAACTACCCCAATTTAATCGATATTTTGGGTGTGCCAGTGAGTAATAGAGAATTATTTGGGGTATTGCACTTAAAAGGGAGCGTGATTGACGATACCGTTATCTACAGCGGTGCCAGCATAAATGACATTTACTTAGCTCAACAGCAACGTTATCGCTTTGATCGTTACCAGTTGATTACCAATCATCGTCTCGCTAATTCAATGGTCGATTATATCGAACAGTATTTAGTTGAAAACGAAGCGGTTACTAGCCTTTCTACGGAAAACCCTATAGCAACTCGTTTGTTAAAGCCGGCTATTAGGCGGCTGCGTTTATCACTACAGCGCGAGCAGTACAGTTTCTTTAATCAACCGTTGGCTGAAAATGAAATTGGCATTACCCCGCTGTTAGGTTTGGGGCGAAGGCATAACTTGCTGAACAAAACCATTCGACAACTGGTGGCTAGTGCTAGCCAGCAATTAATCATCTGCACTCCCTATTTTAATCCGCCTCGCTCACTTAGTCGTGAGATTTCTAAGGCGCTGAAGCGCGGAGTGAATGTTAAGCTGATCGTTGGTGATAAAACGGCCAGTGATTTTTATAGTGAACCTGACCAGCCCTTTAAGGTCATTCACGCTTTACCGTATTTATACGAGGTGACCTTACGCCATTTTGTTAAACGTAAAAAAAGCTTCCTAGAAAGTGGTTTACTGAGCGTTAACGTTTGGCGCCATGAGAACAACAGCTTCCACTTAAAAGGTATTTGGGTGGATCAGCAATATGCCTTATTGACTGGCAATAACTTAAACCCCAGAGCGTGGAAGCTAGATTTAGAGAACGGACTGTTACTGCATGACCAGCAAGGTCTACTGAAGGATGTTCATCAACAAGAATTGAACAATATATTACAGCATACTCGTCAAGTTTCTGCGGTTAGCGATATTGAGGGATTAAATAGCTACCCCGCACCCGTTAAACGTTTATTAAAGCGTATCGCTCGTCTTAACGCGGATAGCTTATTGAAACAGATTCTTTAA
- a CDS encoding CoA-acylating methylmalonate-semialdehyde dehydrogenase — MLTIGHLINGEAQSEHTRLQDVYNPSTGKVAAKVALAPKATVEQAISAAEAAFPAWRDTPVAKRAQIMFRYKTLLEQNAAQICELVGQQHGKIVHDAMGELTRGIENVEYACYAPELLKGEHSKNVGPNIDSWSEFQALGVVAGITPFNFPIMVPMWMFPMAIMCGNTFVLKPSERDPSATLLVAELLHEAGLPAGVFNVVNGDKEAVDTLLTDPRVAAVSFVGSTPIAEYIYSTATANGKRCQALGGAKNHAIVLPDADIDNAVNSLLGAAFGSSGERCMALSVAVAVGDETADKLVAGLSEAMQNLKVGAYSDKDNDFGPLITAEQRDKVQMYVSSAEADGATIVVDGRNPQVEGYPDGFYVAGTLIDHVSASMKAYQEEIFGPVLCVVRVDNMQQGMDLINEHQYGNGTCLYTRDGEAARYFADNIQVGMVGINIPLPVPVSCHSFGGWKRSLFGDLHAYGPDAVRFYTKRKTVTQRWPSSSVREGVNFSFPS; from the coding sequence ATGTTAACCATCGGTCATTTAATTAACGGCGAAGCCCAATCAGAGCATACCCGCCTACAAGATGTTTATAACCCATCGACAGGTAAAGTAGCCGCTAAGGTGGCTCTGGCGCCAAAAGCCACGGTCGAACAAGCAATTAGCGCCGCAGAAGCCGCGTTCCCCGCTTGGCGAGATACCCCGGTAGCTAAACGCGCCCAAATAATGTTTCGCTACAAAACCTTGTTAGAGCAAAATGCGGCGCAAATTTGCGAGTTGGTGGGTCAGCAACACGGTAAAATAGTCCATGACGCAATGGGCGAACTAACCCGTGGCATCGAGAACGTAGAGTATGCCTGCTATGCTCCAGAATTACTGAAAGGCGAGCATTCAAAAAACGTTGGGCCAAACATTGACTCATGGAGTGAATTCCAAGCCTTAGGCGTAGTCGCGGGTATTACTCCCTTCAATTTCCCGATCATGGTGCCAATGTGGATGTTCCCCATGGCGATTATGTGCGGCAATACCTTTGTATTGAAACCGTCAGAACGCGACCCTTCGGCAACGTTATTAGTCGCCGAGTTGTTGCATGAAGCAGGCTTACCAGCGGGTGTATTCAATGTGGTTAACGGCGACAAAGAAGCCGTAGACACACTGCTTACTGATCCTCGTGTTGCAGCTGTCAGTTTTGTAGGCTCTACGCCAATAGCTGAATACATTTACAGCACCGCAACAGCGAACGGTAAGCGCTGCCAGGCTTTAGGTGGTGCAAAAAATCACGCGATAGTGTTGCCGGATGCAGACATCGACAATGCAGTTAACTCTTTGTTAGGCGCAGCCTTCGGTTCATCAGGTGAGCGCTGTATGGCACTCTCGGTCGCCGTGGCGGTTGGCGATGAAACCGCAGACAAGTTAGTAGCAGGTCTGAGCGAGGCCATGCAAAATCTCAAAGTAGGCGCTTACAGTGATAAAGACAATGACTTTGGCCCACTGATTACCGCAGAGCAGCGCGACAAGGTACAAATGTATGTGAGCAGTGCTGAAGCAGATGGCGCAACCATCGTTGTCGACGGCAGAAACCCACAAGTAGAGGGTTACCCAGATGGCTTTTATGTAGCAGGAACCTTAATCGATCACGTAAGCGCATCAATGAAAGCCTATCAGGAAGAGATCTTTGGCCCAGTACTATGCGTGGTAAGGGTTGATAACATGCAACAAGGTATGGATTTAATCAACGAGCATCAATACGGCAACGGTACGTGTTTGTATACCCGTGATGGTGAAGCCGCACGTTATTTCGCTGATAATATTCAAGTGGGTATGGTCGGTATTAATATTCCACTGCCGGTGCCAGTATCTTGCCATAGTTTTGGTGGTTGGAAGCGTTCACTATTTGGTGATCTGCATGCCTACGGTCCCGATGCAGTGCGTTTTTACACTAAACGCAAAACGGTAACCCAACGTTGGCCCTCATCTTCAGTAAGGGAAGGCGTTAACTTTTCTTTCCCTAGCTAG
- a CDS encoding aspartate aminotransferase family protein codes for MANTENLAVTQNQLDCHWMAYSGNREFKKDPRIITHAKGNYYFDAEGRKIFDGLSGLWTCGLGHGRQEIIDAISQQASRLDYSPAFQFGHPGSFQLAEKITEFMPNGLNRVFFTGSGSESADTSLKIARAYWRKKGLASKTKLIGRGKGYHGVNFGGISVGGIGPNRAIFGAGVDAAHMRHTVLPENAFCKGQPETGAELANDLIDLIAIHDASNIAAVIVEPMAGSAGVIPPPIGYLKRLREICDQHQILLIFDEVICAFGRLGYNTGAEATGVVPDMINMAKQLTNGVIPMGAVACKQEIYDTFMELGGPDYMLELPHGYTYSAHPIACAAGLASLNLLQQDNMLERVKEMSPVFEHAAHQLRSCAWVTDIRNMGLAAGFSIAHAPGEPGLRPYLIAQAMWKKGYYVRYGADTIQIAPPFSVTREEIDNLFNALGETILTLTSQA; via the coding sequence ATGGCGAACACTGAAAACCTCGCGGTGACTCAAAACCAACTTGATTGCCACTGGATGGCCTATAGTGGTAACCGAGAATTTAAGAAAGATCCTCGAATCATTACCCATGCCAAGGGAAACTACTATTTTGATGCTGAAGGTAGAAAAATATTTGATGGTTTATCGGGCTTATGGACCTGTGGTTTGGGTCATGGTCGCCAAGAAATTATCGATGCCATTAGTCAGCAAGCTTCTAGGCTAGACTATTCGCCAGCTTTTCAATTTGGTCACCCTGGCTCGTTTCAGCTAGCAGAGAAAATTACAGAATTTATGCCTAATGGCTTAAATCGAGTGTTTTTTACAGGCTCCGGATCTGAATCTGCTGATACCTCGCTGAAAATAGCCCGCGCCTATTGGCGTAAAAAAGGCTTAGCCAGTAAAACCAAACTCATTGGTCGAGGCAAGGGCTATCACGGGGTTAACTTCGGCGGTATATCAGTAGGCGGAATAGGCCCCAATCGAGCGATTTTTGGTGCGGGGGTTGATGCTGCACATATGCGTCATACCGTACTGCCAGAAAACGCCTTCTGTAAAGGGCAACCTGAAACCGGGGCTGAACTGGCTAACGACTTAATCGATCTTATTGCGATTCATGACGCATCGAATATTGCTGCAGTTATTGTTGAGCCGATGGCCGGTAGCGCAGGGGTTATCCCTCCCCCGATTGGTTACTTAAAGCGTTTAAGAGAAATTTGCGACCAACACCAAATACTGCTTATTTTTGATGAAGTAATTTGTGCCTTTGGACGCCTTGGTTATAACACCGGAGCTGAAGCCACTGGGGTTGTACCCGATATGATTAATATGGCGAAACAACTTACCAACGGCGTTATTCCAATGGGAGCTGTAGCTTGTAAGCAAGAGATCTACGACACCTTCATGGAGCTCGGTGGCCCAGACTATATGCTTGAGCTACCCCATGGATATACCTATTCAGCGCATCCTATTGCCTGTGCAGCAGGCTTGGCCTCGCTGAACTTACTCCAACAAGACAACATGCTGGAACGAGTAAAAGAAATGTCGCCAGTATTTGAACACGCGGCTCACCAACTGCGCAGCTGCGCGTGGGTGACCGATATTCGCAATATGGGCCTCGCTGCGGGTTTCAGTATAGCCCACGCGCCGGGAGAGCCAGGACTAAGACCTTATTTAATCGCGCAAGCCATGTGGAAAAAAGGCTATTACGTTCGCTATGGGGCAGACACCATACAAATTGCCCCTCCCTTTAGCGTGACACGTGAAGAAATAGACAATTTGTTTAATGCTTTGGGCGAAACCATTTTAACTTTGACAAGCCAAGCCTAA
- a CDS encoding LysR family transcriptional regulator, giving the protein MLKKIGQLSDIDLRLLKVFRVVVECGGISAAEVELNIGRSTISRHVKDLEIRLGVSLCQRGRGGFILSPEGQHVYQSSLRLMGAVDEFRADVQSLHKDMSGHFSIALFDKTVTNQQAKISQALRLFDQKAPKVSLDLYVETLSVIESGVIEGRFQLGVVPGQRQSNSLNYQHLFDEKMSLYCGYHHPLFARGDITISAQEIVQQKYAGLGHDSPNMDTSQRFGFVRQATAYDQEAIATLLLSGSYLAYLPEHYARSFIEQGLIRPLGGEQFTYNCPFLAVSRISPKPSRILACFIECLNQAHKLN; this is encoded by the coding sequence ATGCTAAAGAAGATTGGCCAGTTAAGTGATATCGATTTGAGGCTGCTAAAAGTCTTTCGGGTGGTGGTTGAATGTGGCGGTATATCTGCTGCCGAGGTGGAGTTGAATATCGGTCGTTCGACAATTAGTCGCCATGTTAAAGATTTAGAAATTCGGCTCGGGGTTAGTTTGTGTCAGCGTGGCCGCGGCGGTTTTATATTGAGCCCTGAGGGGCAACATGTTTATCAATCTAGTTTACGTTTGATGGGCGCGGTTGATGAATTTAGGGCCGACGTTCAAAGCTTACATAAAGATATGAGCGGCCATTTCTCGATTGCTTTATTCGATAAAACGGTGACCAATCAACAAGCCAAAATTTCTCAAGCGCTGCGTTTATTTGACCAAAAGGCGCCTAAAGTTAGCCTAGATTTGTATGTTGAAACCTTGTCTGTGATTGAAAGTGGCGTGATTGAGGGGCGCTTTCAATTAGGCGTTGTACCGGGGCAACGCCAATCTAATAGTCTGAATTACCAGCATTTATTTGACGAAAAAATGTCGCTGTATTGTGGTTACCATCATCCGCTGTTTGCTCGAGGGGATATCACCATTAGTGCCCAAGAAATTGTTCAGCAAAAATATGCTGGCTTAGGTCATGACTCGCCCAATATGGATACCTCACAACGCTTTGGGTTTGTTAGGCAAGCGACCGCCTATGACCAAGAAGCGATTGCCACTTTACTGTTGTCGGGAAGCTATTTGGCTTATTTGCCGGAGCACTACGCGCGTAGCTTTATTGAACAAGGCTTAATTAGGCCCTTAGGTGGCGAGCAGTTTACTTATAATTGTCCTTTTCTAGCCGTTTCCAGAATTTCACCAAAACCGTCAAGAATTTTGGCGTGTTTCATTGAGTGTTTAAACCAAGCACATAAACTTAACTAA
- a CDS encoding alpha/beta hydrolase translates to MSVMHALTIEPDNAASHCIIWLHGLGAGPEDFAPLAKQLKFAPAISVRFIFPAAPERAVTVNAGYSMPAWYDILAFSPQRLINQQHLQQVSQQVQALIRQQIEQDISSENIVVAGFSQGGAVAYHSALNFEQALGGLLCMSTYLLPESFPDNRQQAQLDILIQHGQQDDVVEPLLADQAYQQLKSQGYSVNLEYFSMAHSVSPSQIKSINQWLNQQFS, encoded by the coding sequence ATGTCTGTTATGCACGCACTTACTATAGAGCCAGATAACGCGGCGAGCCATTGTATTATTTGGCTACACGGCTTGGGGGCAGGACCGGAAGACTTTGCGCCCTTAGCTAAACAACTGAAGTTTGCCCCGGCGATTTCGGTGCGCTTTATTTTTCCGGCCGCACCAGAGCGAGCGGTCACCGTGAATGCCGGCTATAGCATGCCTGCATGGTATGACATCTTAGCTTTTAGTCCTCAACGTCTCATCAATCAACAGCATTTACAGCAAGTAAGCCAGCAAGTTCAAGCGCTCATTCGCCAACAAATTGAGCAAGATATTTCCAGTGAAAACATTGTAGTGGCAGGCTTTTCTCAAGGTGGCGCAGTGGCTTACCACAGTGCGCTAAATTTCGAACAAGCACTGGGCGGGCTATTATGTATGTCGACCTATTTACTCCCTGAGAGCTTTCCAGATAACAGACAGCAAGCCCAACTAGATATTCTCATTCAACATGGTCAGCAAGATGATGTGGTTGAGCCTCTGCTGGCAGACCAAGCCTACCAGCAACTAAAGAGCCAAGGCTACTCGGTCAATCTAGAATACTTCAGCATGGCCCATAGTGTGTCCCCTAGCCAAATTAAATCGATCAACCAGTGGCTTAATCAACAATTTAGTTAA
- a CDS encoding SMI1/KNR4 family protein → MQELIDEIRALDQSGDYPSELPTDTQLVEVEEIILIPMPSDLRAFQLTVSNVIFGSLEPVTISDPYLHTYLPEVAANAWNLGLPREYIPICQTGDNFYFVSQEGEVGYWQGQAEEDLVPEWDSIWDWVTEVWMES, encoded by the coding sequence ATGCAAGAACTAATCGATGAGATAAGAGCGCTAGACCAATCGGGCGATTACCCTAGCGAGTTACCCACTGACACTCAATTGGTCGAGGTGGAAGAGATCATTCTGATACCTATGCCGAGTGATTTACGGGCGTTTCAGCTAACGGTTAGTAATGTTATTTTTGGCAGCTTAGAGCCGGTGACCATTAGTGACCCTTATTTACATACCTATCTTCCTGAAGTCGCCGCTAACGCTTGGAACTTAGGATTGCCCCGAGAATATATTCCTATCTGCCAAACCGGTGATAACTTCTATTTTGTCAGCCAAGAAGGCGAAGTTGGTTATTGGCAGGGACAAGCAGAAGAAGACTTAGTGCCTGAATGGGATAGTATTTGGGATTGGGTTACCGAAGTATGGATGGAAAGCTAG
- a CDS encoding MGMT family protein has product MDGKLVKQTDSAVYVEKFWLVIGHIPSGKVATYGGIAAMAGYPRMARAVGRCLKKLPEGSTLPWHRVINAQGKISFPEGSDRYACQQQRLQDEGIIFRNNRVSLSHYQWLGD; this is encoded by the coding sequence ATGGATGGAAAGCTAGTTAAACAGACTGACTCGGCCGTTTATGTCGAGAAATTTTGGTTGGTGATCGGTCATATCCCCAGCGGTAAAGTAGCCACCTATGGCGGTATAGCCGCTATGGCGGGTTATCCACGGATGGCTAGAGCGGTGGGGCGCTGTTTAAAAAAGCTTCCTGAGGGCTCAACGCTGCCGTGGCATCGAGTCATCAATGCCCAAGGAAAAATCTCATTTCCAGAGGGCTCTGATCGATACGCATGCCAACAACAGCGACTGCAAGATGAGGGTATCATCTTCCGTAATAATCGGGTTTCACTTAGCCATTATCAATGGTTAGGTGATTAG
- a CDS encoding AAA family ATPase: MILLVGGEKGGSGKSCLAQNLAVYLKLRFNTEILLVDCDPQRTSSDWIQARNEQEELPSINCVQLYGNIRNDLLSLQNRFDFVVVDCGGQDSKALRSSMAVATHALLPLRPKRRDIKTLPHLEELVNTCKAVNFHLKEAVVLTQCPSLPSQYKRIEEAKDVGITYGLRVLDAITFNRNIYDDSEERGYTVLELEPEGKAAQEIRNIAEEFIVCEQGAADHGITRSQEKASGF, translated from the coding sequence ATGATACTACTAGTTGGCGGAGAAAAGGGTGGCAGTGGTAAAAGCTGCTTAGCACAAAACTTAGCGGTGTATTTAAAACTCCGTTTTAATACAGAGATTTTATTGGTCGACTGTGACCCTCAGCGTACCAGTTCAGACTGGATCCAAGCGCGTAATGAACAAGAAGAATTACCCAGCATTAATTGTGTTCAGCTCTATGGCAACATACGTAATGACTTACTGAGTTTACAGAATCGTTTCGATTTTGTAGTGGTAGATTGTGGCGGACAAGATAGTAAAGCACTCCGCTCTAGTATGGCTGTAGCAACACATGCCTTATTGCCACTTCGGCCTAAGCGTCGCGACATTAAAACACTGCCACACCTAGAAGAGCTGGTTAATACCTGTAAAGCGGTAAACTTTCACCTCAAAGAAGCAGTGGTGCTCACCCAGTGCCCTTCATTACCAAGCCAATACAAGCGTATTGAAGAAGCTAAAGACGTTGGCATTACTTATGGTTTAAGAGTACTTGATGCCATCACCTTTAATCGTAATATCTACGATGACAGTGAAGAACGCGGTTATACCGTATTGGAACTTGAACCTGAAGGAAAGGCTGCCCAAGAGATCCGCAACATTGCTGAAGAATTTATAGTGTGTGAGCAAGGAGCAGCAGATCATGGCATTACACGATCTCAAGAAAAAGCCTCAGGCTTCTAA
- a CDS encoding GIY-YIG nuclease family protein produces the protein MLEVTKAPAVDPDASPWFLYMLRTKNRHLYTGVTTNVERRFKEHQLGGVKAAKALRGKGPLVLEFQQVLADKQQAMRLEYAIKQLSKAKKEQLVSGDLDWRSLL, from the coding sequence GTGCTAGAAGTCACAAAGGCCCCCGCGGTAGACCCCGATGCCAGCCCGTGGTTTCTTTATATGCTGAGAACCAAAAATAGGCACTTATATACTGGGGTAACTACCAATGTTGAGCGTCGATTTAAAGAGCATCAGTTGGGCGGAGTAAAAGCCGCCAAAGCTTTACGCGGTAAAGGGCCTTTGGTATTAGAATTTCAGCAAGTGCTAGCCGATAAACAGCAAGCCATGCGCTTAGAGTACGCTATTAAACAACTCTCTAAGGCAAAAAAAGAACAGTTAGTGAGCGGGGATTTAGATTGGCGAAGCCTACTCTAA